DNA sequence from the Selenomonas timonae genome:
CCCGATGGATGCGATGACCTATCTCGCGCTGAAGTCGACGGGACTGCCGCGCAACCGCGTCATCGGCATGGGCGGCATGCTCGACAGCAGCCGTTTCCGTTACTATCTCTCCGAGGCGCTCAACGCCGCAGGACATCCCGCAACCCCGAGCGATGTGGACGGCATGGTCATCGGCGGGCACAATGACAAGACGATGGTTCCTCTCGTCAGCATTGCAACGCTCCGCGGTATCCCTGTGACCCAGCTCCTCTCGAAGGAAGTGCTCGCAGACGTCGTCCAGAAGACGAAGGTCGGCGGCGCAACGCTGACGGGTCTCCTCGGTACGTCCGCATGGTATGCACCGGGTGCATCGGCAGCAACGCTCGTCGAGGCGATCGCGCTGGATGCGAAGAAGGTCATCCCCTGCTGTGTCTACCTCGAGGGCGAGTACGGCGAGAAGGAACTCTGCGTCGGCGTTCCCATCGTGCTCGGCAAGGGCGGCTTTGAGAAGGTCGTCGATGTCAAGCTCGAGGGCGAGGAGAAGGCGAAGTTCGAGGAGAGCGTCCAGGCAGCACGCGAGGTCAACGCACAGCTCGGCGATGCGCTGAAGTAAATCGCTTTTGAACAAATCCATAAAAGGTCTTTGCAGCCGGTCTGCAAAGACCTTTTTCCTATGAAAGGCTTGTTTCTGCACAAATACGATATTGCCCCTTGACATTCCCTGTATATTTCCACTATAATGGCTATGCGCTCATGGAGCGTATATGACTCACTAGCTCAA
Encoded proteins:
- the mdh gene encoding malate dehydrogenase, producing the protein MKVTVVGAGNVGATVANVVALKKFAQEVVLIDIKEGVSEGKAMDMMQCSHALNFDTTVKGVTNDYAATANSDVVVVTSGLPRKPGMTREELVGVNAKIVKSVVEQALKHSPNAIFIIISNPMDAMTYLALKSTGLPRNRVIGMGGMLDSSRFRYYLSEALNAAGHPATPSDVDGMVIGGHNDKTMVPLVSIATLRGIPVTQLLSKEVLADVVQKTKVGGATLTGLLGTSAWYAPGASAATLVEAIALDAKKVIPCCVYLEGEYGEKELCVGVPIVLGKGGFEKVVDVKLEGEEKAKFEESVQAAREVNAQLGDALK